Proteins encoded within one genomic window of Flavobacterium oreochromis:
- a CDS encoding acyl carrier protein, whose translation MESTIILEKINEILVDEFEVDGEAISPEANLKETLGLDSLDYVDLVVSIEASFGVKLVEADFAGVNTFQDFYNLIETKIAQK comes from the coding sequence ATGGAATCAACAATTATTTTAGAAAAAATTAATGAAATTTTAGTAGATGAATTTGAAGTAGATGGAGAGGCTATTTCACCAGAAGCAAATTTAAAAGAAACATTGGGTTTAGATAGTTTAGATTATGTAGATCTAGTTGTTTCAATTGAAGCAAGTTTTGGTGTTAAATTAGTAGAAGCTGATTTTGCTGGAGTTAATACTTTTCAGGATTTCTATAATTTAATTGAAACAAAAATAGCACAAAAATAA
- a CDS encoding beta-ketoacyl-[acyl-carrier-protein] synthase family protein produces the protein MDRRVVITGMGIYSCLGTSLEEVRESLYQGKSGIIFDAERKEFGFQSALTGMVPNPELKTLLNRRQRISIGQETEFAYMATIDALKNANIDDAFFDKNEVGILYGNDSVSKAVIDATDIVREKKDTALIGSGAIFKSMNSTVTMNLATIFRLRGVNMTISAACASGSHSVGLGFHLIKSGLQDIIICGGAQEINKYSMASFDGLGVFSPREENPAKASRPFDKNRDGLVPSGGGATLILESYESAIKRGAPIIAEVVGYGFSSNGGHISTPNVEGPSTAMRRALEQAGLVADQIEYINAHATSTPLGDANEAKAIYEVFGNKPFVSSTKSMTGHECWMAGASELIYSTLMMQHDFIAPNINFEEPDEDSVKLNIAKETINKKFDLYLSNSFGFGGTNSAVIVKKFKG, from the coding sequence ATGGATAGAAGAGTAGTTATAACAGGTATGGGGATTTACTCTTGTTTAGGTACTTCTTTAGAAGAAGTTCGAGAATCATTATATCAAGGGAAATCAGGTATTATTTTTGATGCAGAAAGAAAAGAATTTGGTTTTCAATCAGCACTTACAGGAATGGTTCCTAATCCAGAATTGAAAACACTATTAAACAGACGTCAGAGAATTAGTATAGGGCAAGAAACAGAATTTGCATATATGGCTACTATAGATGCTTTAAAAAATGCAAATATAGATGATGCCTTTTTTGATAAAAATGAAGTAGGTATTCTTTATGGTAATGATAGTGTTTCTAAAGCAGTAATTGATGCTACAGACATTGTAAGAGAAAAAAAGGATACCGCTTTAATCGGTTCTGGAGCTATATTCAAATCAATGAATTCTACTGTCACAATGAATCTAGCTACTATTTTTAGATTAAGAGGTGTGAATATGACCATTAGTGCTGCTTGTGCAAGCGGTTCGCATTCAGTAGGTCTTGGTTTTCATTTAATTAAAAGTGGATTACAAGATATTATTATTTGTGGAGGAGCTCAAGAAATAAATAAATATAGTATGGCTAGTTTTGATGGATTAGGTGTTTTCTCTCCAAGAGAAGAAAATCCAGCTAAAGCTTCTAGACCATTCGATAAAAATAGAGACGGATTAGTTCCTAGTGGTGGTGGAGCTACGTTAATATTAGAAAGTTATGAATCTGCTATAAAAAGAGGAGCTCCTATTATTGCCGAAGTAGTAGGTTATGGTTTTTCCTCTAATGGAGGACATATTTCTACACCTAATGTAGAGGGACCTTCAACCGCTATGCGTAGAGCCTTAGAACAAGCAGGTTTGGTAGCAGATCAAATAGAATATATAAATGCACATGCAACTTCTACTCCTTTAGGAGATGCAAATGAAGCAAAAGCAATTTATGAAGTATTTGGAAACAAACCATTTGTAAGCTCAACTAAGTCCATGACAGGACACGAATGCTGGATGGCTGGTGCTAGTGAACTAATTTATTCTACCTTAATGATGCAGCATGATTTCATTGCACCCAATATTAATTTTGAAGAGCCAGATGAAGATTCAGTCAAGTTAAATATAGCAAAAGAAACTATAAATAAAAAATTTGACTTATATTTGTCAAATTCATTTGGGTTCGGTGGAACAAATTCCGCTGTTATAGTTAAGAAATTTAAGGGATAA
- the fabG gene encoding 3-oxoacyl-ACP reductase FabG, producing MKCVLVTGGSRGIGSAICKKIAAEKKYHILINYQGNKQAALTTLKEVQDLGATGEIIKFNVGDHAEVTQVLTEWQEANPEAIVEVIVNNAGITRDGLFMWMTPEDWNNVINTSLNGFYNVTNFFIQKMLRNKYGRIINMVSVSGVKGTAGQTNYSAAKGAVVAATKALAQEVAKRNITVNAVAPGFIRTDMTGDLDEKELIKMIPANRFGEAEEVAALVSFLASKNAGYITGEVININGGIYS from the coding sequence GCTATTTGTAAAAAAATAGCAGCTGAAAAAAAATACCATATCTTAATTAACTATCAAGGAAATAAACAAGCTGCTCTTACTACTTTAAAAGAAGTTCAGGATTTAGGAGCTACTGGTGAAATTATAAAGTTTAATGTTGGAGATCATGCCGAAGTAACACAAGTTTTGACAGAATGGCAAGAAGCTAATCCTGAAGCTATTGTGGAAGTAATTGTAAATAATGCAGGAATTACTCGAGATGGATTATTTATGTGGATGACACCCGAAGATTGGAATAATGTTATTAATACTAGTTTAAACGGTTTTTATAATGTTACAAATTTCTTTATTCAAAAGATGTTGCGTAATAAATATGGACGTATCATTAATATGGTCTCTGTTTCAGGAGTAAAAGGAACAGCAGGACAAACTAATTATTCAGCCGCAAAAGGAGCTGTTGTAGCTGCTACAAAAGCATTAGCACAAGAAGTAGCTAAACGAAATATAACAGTTAATGCAGTGGCACCGGGCTTTATTCGTACAGATATGACAGGTGATTTGGATGAAAAAGAATTAATTAAAATGATTCCTGCTAATCGTTTTGGAGAAGCAGAAGAAGTAGCCGCTTTGGTAAGTTTTCTAGCTTCTAAAAATGCAGGATACATTACAGGAGAAGTCATAAATATTAATGGAGGTATTTATTCTTAA